DNA from Candidatus Binatia bacterium:
TGGCTGACATCGAGATCCTGTCCCCAGTGGCGCTCGGACCGTCCGAAGCGGTCGAACTGGCCCCCGGCGTGACCTCGCTTGCGGGCAAGCGTCTCGGGATCCGCCGCGACAGTACGTGGCAGTCGTTCGAGATCTTTGCCGACGAACTCGGCCGTCTGGCGCGAGCCCGACTCGGTGTCGCCGAAGTCGTCACGTTCGATCCGGAGGCGAGAATAGGAACGCCGGAACACGAGAGCGCGCGGGTCGAGGCCTTTGCGCGGGAGGTGGATGCCGCGATCGTCGGCCTTGGCACTTGAGGATCGTGCACGTCGTGGAGTGTCCACGACACCCTGATCTGTGAGAAGGCGGGCGTACCGGCCGTCGTCGTTCTGACCGAGGTCTTCGAGAACCTCGGAGCCACCGCCGCCCGGGCTCGCGGCTTCACCGAGATCCGCCAACTGGTCCTCCCCCACCCGATGGAGACCCGGCCCAGAGGGGAGATCGTCGAGCTCGCTCGCGCTCGCTTCGACGAGATCGTCGGACTTCTCGTCGCCCCGGCTTGACGGCGACGCTGCCCTTCTGGATCCTCCCGGCGTGGCCCGCGGAACTCTGGTGTCGGAGCGATGGACGCTCCCCGAGGATCCCGACGCTCTTTTCCGGTTCGTCGAGAGCCAGGGGTGGGGCGATGGCCTGCCCGTCCTGCCGCCGACCGAGGCCCGCGTCCAGGCGATGCTCGACGCCACCCCGCGCGCCCCCTCGGAGTCAGTCGCCCGGATCGAACCCAGGCGAGGGGACGCAACGGTCGAGAAGATCGCGGTCAACGCCGTTCTGGCCGGCTGCGCACCGGAGACCTTCCCCGCGGTCCTCGCAGCGGTCGAGGCCGTGGCCCAGTCCGAGTTCAACCTCTACGCGCTCAACACGACGACCTGCTCCGCGACTCCGGCGGTGATGATCAACGGCCCCGCCCGGCGCGAGCTCGGTATCGAGTGCGGCTACTCCTGCCTCGGCCACAACGGCAGGGCCAACGCGACCATCGGGCGCGCGTTGCGTCTCGTCATGCGCAACGTCGGCGGTTCCATTCCGGGTGCGGTCAGCAAGTCTTGTTTCGGGCAGCCGGGCCGGATCTCCCTGTGCTTCGGAGAATGGGAGGAACGCAGTCCGTGGGAACCGTTCCACGTGCGTCGCGGGTTCGACGCGAAACAGAGCGTCATCACCGTCACCTGCGCAACGGGCACGCAGGACGTGGCCGACGTCTGGGCCAACAGCGGCGCGGACCTCGTCGAGGTTCTCGCGCACGGAATCGACTGGATAGGCAACAACAAGGTGTTGGTGCCGCAGGATCGCGGCGACATGTTGCTGCTCCTCTGCCCGGACTTCGCGCACAAGATCGCACGAGACGGGCTCTCCATCCCGGACGTCCAGCAGATCCTGTTCGACAAGACGCGGACTCCCGTGGAGCGTTGGCCCAAAGCCTATTGGCCGACCCTCGAGGAGCGCGGCTACATCGAAAGCGACGGCACCGTACCACTTGCCGCCCGGCCCGATCAGTTCCTGATTGCGGTTGCCGGCGGCGAGTCCGGGCATCACGCCCTGTACTTCTGCACCTTCGGCCTCACATGGACCGTCAGTCGCTCGTTCGAGAACCGCCCCGCTCTGGGCGACGACGGCGAGGTTTGCGAACTCCCCGGGACGGGGGCCGCGTGAAGACCCACAGCGGCATCCCACTCGTCCTCGCGTTCGCCCTGCTCCTTCTCGCTCTGGGGTCGCAGGCGCAGACCGCAGCATCGGACAAGCTGCCGCCGGCGGGGGACGTTCTTCCGTTCCGACTTCTGTACGGCAACCCGGGCCAGATCCAGTCGAACGAGACGGCCTGCTACGTCTGGAGCGAAGGCGGCCGCCTGCACGTACGCATCACGTCGGATGGAACCCCCCACGAGGTGCAAGGAGAACTCCACGTCACCCCGGCCGGCGTCCTGAAGGACGTTTCACTCGAGGAAGCCGGCTTGCGCATCCGTCAGCCGACCCCCTCGCTACTGCAGTTCGACCTGCGCACCAATGGCGAGCCGGAGGAGCTGTCGGTCGTCCTCGCCGGAGACGTCGAGATCCTCCGGGTGAGCGTGCGACTCGACGGCGAAGCGCGCGCCGAGGCACTGCGCATCGGCGAACGCCAAGAGCGACCGAAGGGCCTCCCCGCGGATCTCGCGCTGACCGGTGCGCGCGCGAGTTGGATCGAGCGCTTCGGCTTCAACTGAGGAGGCGATCGCCGCGGCGACTCACTTCCACGCCGCGCGGCGGGCCGCGGACTCCGCGAAGTACGTCAGGATGAAGTCCGCACCCGCCCGGTGGATCGACCCAAGCGTTTCGTCGACTACGCGTTCTTCGTCGATCATCCCACGCTCGCCGGCCGCCTTGATCATCGCGTACTCACCGCTCACCTGATAAGCCGCGACGGGCACGTTGCAGGCGGCACGAACGGCAGCCAAGACATCCAGGTTGGGAAGAGCCGGCTTGACCATGACCATGTCGGCGCCTTCCGCGAGATCCTGTTCGAGCTCACGCATCGCCTCGCGACCGTTGGCCGGGTCCATCTGATAGCTCCGCCGATCGCCGGAGCTCGGGGCCGACTCTGCCGCGTCGCGAAACGGCCCGTAGAACCCCGATGCGTACTTGACCGCGTACGAGAGGATCGGCAGGTGCTCGAATCCGGCAGCGTCGAGCCTGCCGCGAATCGCGCCGACCCGCCCGTCCATCATGTCCGAAGGTGCGACGATGTCAGCACCCGCGCGCGCATGGGACACCGCTTCACGGGCCAGGAGTTCGAGCGTCGGGTCGTTCAAGACCTCTTCGTCGCGCAACACACCGCAATGTCCGTGATCGGTGTACTCGCACAGACAGACGTCGGTGATGAGCGTCAACTCGGGCAGATCCTTCCGCAGCGCGGCGAGCGCCTGCTGCACGACGCCCTCGTCGCTCCACGCCTCGGTACCGGTCGCATCCTTCTCTTC
Protein-coding regions in this window:
- the hemB gene encoding porphobilinogen synthase, with product MPGHFPAVRPRRLRATERLRALVRETRLHPASLVLPLFIVPGKGKAEEVSSMPGVRRWSVDRVSEEAGRAFDAGVRSVILFGIPEEKDATGTEAWSDEGVVQQALAALRKDLPELTLITDVCLCEYTDHGHCGVLRDEEVLNDPTLELLAREAVSHARAGADIVAPSDMMDGRVGAIRGRLDAAGFEHLPILSYAVKYASGFYGPFRDAAESAPSSGDRRSYQMDPANGREAMRELEQDLAEGADMVMVKPALPNLDVLAAVRAACNVPVAAYQVSGEYAMIKAAGERGMIDEERVVDETLGSIHRAGADFILTYFAESAARRAAWK